The nucleotide sequence TGTATGCCAACCGGATGGTTATGCCAAAATTACCGACCGTTCCAAAGATGTGATTATTTCTGGCGGAGAAAATATTTCATCGCTTGAAGTCGAGGAAGTGCTGTATCAACATCCGGCGGTGCTGACTGCGGCGGTAGTCGCCAAACCTGATCCACGCTGGCAGGAAGTTCCTTGTGCTTTTATTGAACTCAAAGAAGGTACCCAGGCCACAGAAGAAGAAATTATGGAATTCTGCCGTGAACATCTGGCCCGTTTTAAAGTGCCTAAGGATGTGGTGATTACCGAAATTCCAAAAACCTCGACCGGAAAATTACAGAAATTTGTTTTACGTGAGTGGGCCAAAGAACGTGCGCAAGGTGAGTTCTCTTAACCGCATACAAGTATATTTTTTTCAAAATCTACTCAATAAAAAATCGTGCTAAGAAAACTTAGCACGATTTTTATTTGAAATAACCTCCCCCAAACCCTCTCCTATAAGGAGAGGACTTTAAGGAACTTACATCTCTACCATTTCCACGCCATCAATACGGGCAACGGTCATCAAGTCCTTATCACCACGACCTGAAACCGTCGCAAGAATAATTTGATCCTTGTCCATGGTCGGTGCAAGTTTGGTCACGTATGCCATGGCGTGTGCGCTTTCCAACGCCGGAATAATACCTTCAATCTTGGTCAAGTCGCGGAAACCTTGTAGCGCTTCTTGGTCATTAATTGGTACGTATTTAACACGATCCATATCTTTCAGGAAGCTATGTTCCGGACCCACACCCGGATAATCCAGACCTGCAGAAATTGAATGGGTTTCGATAATCTGACCTTGTGCATCCGACATTAAATAAGTACGGTTGCCATGCAGTACACCGACATGACCGGCATTCAACGGCGCAGAGTGCTTGCCTGATTCAATCCCATGACCTGCTGCTTCAACACCATACATTTTCACATCTTGGTCATTCAGGAATGGATAGAACAAGCCCATGGCATTGGATCCACCACCGACACATGCCACTAGGGCATCTGGTAAACGGCCAGCCTGTTCCAGAATCTGACGGCGTGCTTCACGACCAATGATCGACTGGAAATCACGAACCAGTTGCGGATATGGATGTGGACCTGCCACGGTACCAATGACGTAGTAGGTTGAATCAACATTGGTCACCCAATCACGCATGGCTTCGTTCATGGCATCTTTTAATGTTTTGGAGCCACTTTCTACCGGCACAACCGTCGCACCTAATAAACGCATACGGTAGACGTTCATCGCCTGACGTTTTACATCGTCTGCGCCCATGAATACTACGCATTCAAGACCTAAACGTGCTGCGATGGTGGCCGTCGCCACACCGTGCTGGCCTGCCCCTGTTTCGGCAATAATACGTTTCTTGCCGGAAAGCTTCGCCAGTAAGGCCTGACCGATTGTATTATTTACTTTGTGCGAACCGGTATGGTTCAGGTCTTCACGTTTCAGGTAAATCTGTGCGCCACCCAACTCTTTCGACCATCGTTCAGCATGATATAAAGGACTCGGACGACCGACGTAAAACGCCATGTCACGGTCAAATTCTGCCAAAAACTGCGCATCATCTTTCATACGGAAATAGAGCTTTTCCAAGTCTTCTAAAGCCGCCATGAGTGTTTCTGACACAAAACGTCCGCCATGAATACCGAAATGCCCGCGTTCATCCGGGAATTGGGTATAGTCAACTGCCTGACTGTTCTGGCTAGTACTTTGCTGATCCACGATGGACTCCTTGCATAAAGCGTTCTATGAGTTGTTGGTCTTTAATACCTTTTGCGGACTCGACACCGCCACTCACATCCACGGCATAGGCCTGTGTGGTGAGAATTGCCTGTTCGATATTGTCAGGATTTAAACCGCCTGCCAAGACCAAGGGAAGATTGAGTTTGGGAAATGTATCCCAATCGAAGCTGTGCCCTGTGCCGCCTTTCAGGTCAGGATGCCATGCGTCTAATAGTACTGCACTTGCGCCTGCATCTTGATAACGCTGAATTTCTGCAACCACATCCAGATCAGGTTGCACCCGAATGGCTTTATACCAGCGGCGTCCGACCTGCTGGGCGATGGCCTGACATTGTTCAGGTGTTTCATCGCCATGAAATTGCAAAATATCGAGCGGAACGGTTTTAAGAATATGCTGAATTTCATCTGCGCGACTATTTACAAATAAACCTACGGCCTGCACATAAGCCGGAACCGCCCGGATCAGGATTTCAGCCTGCTCTAAAGTAACATGTCGTGGACTCGGTGGATAAAACACAAACCCTATCGCATCACAGCCAGCATTGACTACGGCATGTACATCTTCAACTCGGGTGATTCCACAAATTTTGGCACGGGTTCGCATATTATGTTGGCTCTAGATCTACCAATGTATTGAACAATCTATAAGATTGGGGCAAATCATTGTAATGCAATTTTTCTGACTTGCGTAAAGTTCATCTGGATTATTCTCTATGCAGATTGTGTATAACTCATATTGACTTTATACTGCGCTCACTTTGCAGCAAATCCAAGCCTTCAGGCTTTAGGGAAGCTGGTGTAAATCCAGCACTGCCCCCGCAACGGTAAAAAATGAAACGTCTATCAATTTAAACTCTTCGGTTTACACCACTGCATCTTGATGTGGGAAGGTGGATATACAGCAAAGTCGCTGCTTTGCACATTTAAGTCCGGAAACCTGCTTGCTGTGTTCTATAACTCAATCATTCACGGGGAAGTGAATGTATGGAGCTTTAACATGTCACTTCATTGTCAACCTACTGCCTTAGTAGGTGCGATCGCACTTGCGTTGGGTTTTACTTCATCTGTCCATGCCGCCGAGCAAAAAGTTGCAAAAGCATCTTTAGATACCATTGTGGTGACTGCCACACGTTCTGAAGAAAAGATAGAAAATGTGCCTGCGCGGATTTCAGTGATTGATGAAAAAACCATTCAACAATCTCCTATTGCAGATTTAGGTTCTCTACTGAATAGAGAAGCATCTATTAACATTGTGCAATCAGGTGGTATTGGTCAAACGACATCTGCGTTCCTTCGTGGTACAGATTCAAAGCACCTTCTATTTTTAAAAGATGGCGTCAGTTTAAATACCGCTCTAGATGGTGGCTCTAATATTCCTTATATAGATTTAAGCGATATTGAACGTATTGAAGTCTTAAGAGGTCCTGCATCCGTTCAGTATGGTACAGATGCGATTGGTGGTGTCATCAATGTGATTTCGGCTACACCTAAGAAAACAGGTATCTCATTGACCAATGAGATAGGTGAAAATCATACCTATAAATCTATTGTTGGCGCAGATTTTGTAGATCAGTCAGGTTTATACGCTCAAATTAAAGCTCAGCGCCTTGAAAGCGGTGGAACTCCCGTTACAAATAAAGCAAAAGAAGATGCAGGATACGATCAAAAAGGTTACAGCGCAAAATTGGGTCTCGACCAAGAGAAATACAGCGCCAGCCTAAGTTTTAGTAAAAATGAGGGAACAAATGTCTATTATGGTGGTTCTCAAGACTTTCTTAACCAAGTTTTTATCACAA is from Acinetobacter lwoffii and encodes:
- the trpB gene encoding tryptophan synthase subunit beta, with amino-acid sequence MDQQSTSQNSQAVDYTQFPDERGHFGIHGGRFVSETLMAALEDLEKLYFRMKDDAQFLAEFDRDMAFYVGRPSPLYHAERWSKELGGAQIYLKREDLNHTGSHKVNNTIGQALLAKLSGKKRIIAETGAGQHGVATATIAARLGLECVVFMGADDVKRQAMNVYRMRLLGATVVPVESGSKTLKDAMNEAMRDWVTNVDSTYYVIGTVAGPHPYPQLVRDFQSIIGREARRQILEQAGRLPDALVACVGGGSNAMGLFYPFLNDQDVKMYGVEAAGHGIESGKHSAPLNAGHVGVLHGNRTYLMSDAQGQIIETHSISAGLDYPGVGPEHSFLKDMDRVKYVPINDQEALQGFRDLTKIEGIIPALESAHAMAYVTKLAPTMDKDQIILATVSGRGDKDLMTVARIDGVEMVEM
- a CDS encoding phosphoribosylanthranilate isomerase — its product is MRTRAKICGITRVEDVHAVVNAGCDAIGFVFYPPSPRHVTLEQAEILIRAVPAYVQAVGLFVNSRADEIQHILKTVPLDILQFHGDETPEQCQAIAQQVGRRWYKAIRVQPDLDVVAEIQRYQDAGASAVLLDAWHPDLKGGTGHSFDWDTFPKLNLPLVLAGGLNPDNIEQAILTTQAYAVDVSGGVESAKGIKDQQLIERFMQGVHRGSAKY